The following is a genomic window from Nitrospira sp..
GCGTGCTCGCGACGTCCGGCTCACGACAGGTCTTCTCGCCGATACGATGACGGGGATAACGAGCGGCGCGAGGACCGGCTATCGGTCGCGGGTAATCATATAGTCGGCGGCGACGATCAGAGCCCGGCGGGCCGACGAGTCCTCAAAGGCGTCAAGTTCGTGCTGCGCCGCGGCAATGTAGGTTTTGGCTCGCTCCATTGCATAGGCCAGCGATCCCGCATCCTGCATCAATCTCAGGATTCGTTCGAGATCTTCAGGGCTCAGGGTGCGGGTTTCCATCCGGTCCTTAATCATGTTCCGGTCCGGTTCGCTGCAATGGTCGAGCAGATGAAGCAAAGGCAGCGTCGCTTTGCCTTGCCGCAAGTCTTGCCCAAGCGTTTTCCCTAAACGCTGGCCGTCGGCATTGTAATCGAGTGTGTCGTCGGCCACCTGGAAGGCGATGCCCAGATATTGGCCGAAGCGGAACAGGGCCGCCTGTTTTTCTTCCGAGGCATCGGCCAGGATGGCGCCCATGCGGCATGCGGCGGCGATCAGACCGGCGGTCTTATGTTCGACGATCTTGATGTAGTCGGATTCCGGCATTGATGGGTTGCCGTTGTAATAGAGCTGAAGGACTTCGCCTTCCGCCATCTTTGTGCAGGCTTCGGCCAGGACCTCGTTCATGCCGTGGCTGCGAAACTCCACGATTTGCGCCATGGCTTTGGAGTAGAGATAGTCGCCGACGAGGATGCTGATCTGATTGCCCCAAACTTTTCTGGCGGTGCTGCGGCTCCGGCGGATATCGGCTTCGTCGACCACATCGTCATGGAGCAGCGTGGCGGTGTGGATAAATTCGATGAGGCTGCCGAGTTGATGATGGTCGCGGCCGGCATAGCCGCAGAGACGAGCGGAGAGCAGCAGTAAGAGCGGGCGGACGCGTTTGCCTCCGCTGCTCAGAATATGGGCGGCAACAGTATTGACAAGGGTGACGCTGGAATCGAGGTTCTGACGGACCTGACGTTCGACGCCGTCCAGTTCAGCGCGATAGGCTTCCCAGACGTCTGCCATGCTGTTGATGGTCGAGGTGCTGGGTCCGTTCGACATGCCGCGGATGGTAGGGCAGTGGAGTAAACAAAGTCAAGCAAGGCAAGCGAGTCTGACCGGGATCGGCCGGCGCAATCTTGACAGGGCGTGAGCCCATCCAGTAAGGTGCAGTGCAGAAAATAATGAGAGAAAGAACGACGATAAAACGACACGATATCGCGTGCTTGCCTCTAGTATGCGCGAGTGGTCGCTGACCGCGACGCCATCACCTTATTTCTCTAGCAACACGAGATTGTCATGATGCGGATACCCGGGCTTCCACCGAAGCAAGGCCTCTATGACACTGAACAGGAAAAGGATTCCTGCGCGGTGGGGTTTGTTTTGAATTTGAATGCTCAGCAGTCCCATTCCGTTCGGCGTCCTGGCTCCACGAATTCCAGTTGTCAGATGTACCATGGTGAGAAGAAGCGATGATGATTCCAGGGCTGCCACCAAAACAAGGCTTGTACGATCCCGCCCAGGAAAAGGATTCCTGCGGGGTGGGGTTTGTCGTCAATATTCAAGGCCAGAAATCCCACACCATTGTGCAGCAAGGCCTGCAAATTCTAGAAAACCTGACCCATCGCGGGGCGCAGGGGTACGATCCGTACACCGGCGATGGCGCGGGTATTCTCCTCCAGGTGCCGCATGAATTTTTGAAGCGCGCGGCTGGCGACATTGGGATAACGTTGCCGAATGCCGGCGAGTATGGCGTGGGCATGGTGTTCCTGCCGCCTCAGGCCGACCGGCGGCAGCAGTGCGAGCGGTTGTTTGCGAACATGATTGCCGAGGAAGGCTTGCGGCTGCTGGGCTGGCGCGATGTGCCGGTGAAGAGCGATGCCATTGGGTCGGTGGCCCGCAGCACCGAGCCGTTCATGCGGCAGATCTTTATTGCCCGCGATGTGCTCAATGAAGCGCAGTTCGAGCGGAAGCTCTATGTGGTGCGTAAGCGAGTCGAGACTGCTGTGGGCCAGTCGGCCATCCAGGGGCGCGAGTATTTTTATATCCCCAGTTTGTCGGCGAATACGATCGTCTATAAGGGGTTGCTGCTGCCTCATCAGATGTCGGCCTATTATCAGGACCTCAAAGACGAGAGCCTGACAAGCGCGCTGGCGCTGGTCCACTCGCGTTTCAGCACCAATACCTTCCCAACCTGGCCGCTGGCCCATCCCTATCGCTACATGTGCCACAACGGCGAGATCAATACGCTCAAGGGCAATGTGAATTGGATGCGCGCCCGCCAGGGCCGGCTCAATTCCGATCTGTTCGGCAAGGATCTCGAAAAGCTCTATCCGATCGTGTCCGAACAACAGAGCGACTCGGCTTGTTTGGACAATGCCATCGAGTTCTTGACCATGGGTGGGCGCTCGCTGCCGCACGTCATGATGATGCTCATCCCCGAGCCCTGGGTGGCCAATCCGCAGATGAATCTCGATCGTCGGGGGTTCTACGAATATCACGCCGCGATGCAGGAGCCATGGGACGGTCCCGCGGCGGTCTGCTTTACGGACGGCAAGTTGATCGGCGCCACGCTGGATCGGAACGGCCTGCGGCCCTGCCGCTACCTCGTGACCACCGACGGCGTCGTGGTGCTCGCGTCGGAAGCCGGGGTGTTGCCGATAGAGACGCACAAGATCCGGCAGAAGGGCCGGCTCATGCCGGGCCGCATGTTCCTGATCGATACGGTCCAGGGGCGGTTTATCGACGACGAGGAAGTGAAAGCCGAGATCGTCAGCCGCAAACCCTATCGCTCGTGGGTCACGCAATACCGGATTTCGCTGGATGAATTGCCGGATCCGTTGAACGTGCCGCAGCCGGACCATCCCACCACGCGTCAGCGGCAGCAGGCATTCGGCTATACAGTCGAAGAGTTGAAGATGGTCCTCACGCCGATGGTGGTGAACGGGGAAGAAGCCACGTCCTCGATGGGCACGGATACGCCCTTGGCGGTCTTGTCCGACCGGCCGCAGCTGCTCTTCAAGTATTTCAAGCAACTCTTTGCGCAGGTCACGAACCCGCCGATCGATCCGATCCGCGAAGAACTGGTCATGTCGCTCACGACCAGCATCGGACCCAAGCCGAACTTGATGGATGAGAATCCGGAATCCTGCCGGCGCATCCGCGTGAAGCAGCCGATTCTGACGAATGCCGATCTGCAAAAGATCCGCGAGATCGCCGATCCCCATTTCAAGAGCAAAACGCTGCGGATGCTCTTCCGTGTCGCCGAAGGGCCGGAAGGATTGGGCGCGGCGGTGGACGATCTCTGCCAGCAGGCGTCTCAGGCGATCAAGGAAGGGTACACGTTCTTGATCCTCAGCGACCGTGGCGTGAATGAAGAGTGGGCGCCGATTCCAAGCCTGCTCGGCGTGGCCGCCGTCCATCACCATCTCGTGCGCGAGTGCACCAGAACGGAAGTCGGGCTAATCGTTGAAAGCGGCGAACCGCGCGACGTGCATCACTTTGCCTGTCTCATCGGGTATGGCGCCGGGACCGTGAATCCCTATCTTGTGTTCGAATCGCTGGTGGACATGGAGCGCGACGGTTATCTGCCGGAAGGCCTCGATGCCCAAACTGCCGAGGGGAAATTCGTCAAAGCCATCAATAAGGGCCTGCTGAAAGTCTTTTCGAAGATGGGAATCTCCACGGTGCAGTCCTACTGCGGCGCGCAGATTTTCGAAGCGATCGGTTTGAACCAAGCCGTGATCGGCCGCTACTTCACCGGGACGCCGTCCCGGGTCGAAGGCATCGGCATTCGGGAGATCGGCGAAGAAACGTTGCGGCGGCATAAGCTGGCCTATGAGCCGGCGCCGATCAGGCAGCTGGATTTCGGCGGGGAAATCCATTATCGGATTCAAGGCGAGCATCACAACTGGAATCCGGACACGATCTACAAGTTGCAGCATGCGACGCGGAGCAATGACCCCAAGACGTTCGCCGAGTTTTCCCAACTCGTGAATGATGAGAGCAAGCGGCGCTCGAACTTGCGCGGGCTGCTCGACTTCAAGTTTTTGCCTGAGCCGATTGCCATCGATGAAGTGGAACCGGCGAAAGAGATCGTAAAGCGGTTTACAACCGGCGCCATGTCGTTCGGGTCGATCAGCAAGGAAGCGCACGAGACTTTGGCCATCGCGATGAACCGGCTCGGCGCGAAGAGCAATACCGGGGAAGGCGGCGAAGATCCAGAACGATTCAAGCCGCTGACGAACGGCGATTCCAAGAACAGCTATATCAAGCAGGTGGCCTCGGCGCGATTCGGCGTGACCAGCCACTATCTGGTGAACGCGAAAGAACTGCAAATCAAGATGGCGCAGGGCGCGAAGCCAGGCGAAGGCGGGCAA
Proteins encoded in this region:
- a CDS encoding hypothetical protein (Evidence 5 : Unknown function; MaGe:77310023) — translated: MMRIPGLPPKQGLYDTEQEKDSCAVGFVLNLNAQQSHSVRRPGSTNSSCQMYHGEKKR
- a CDS encoding Octaprenyl diphosphate synthase (MaGe:77310022): MSNGPSTSTINSMADVWEAYRAELDGVERQVRQNLDSSVTLVNTVAAHILSSGGKRVRPLLLLLSARLCGYAGRDHHQLGSLIEFIHTATLLHDDVVDEADIRRSRSTARKVWGNQISILVGDYLYSKAMAQIVEFRSHGMNEVLAEACTKMAEGEVLQLYYNGNPSMPESDYIKIVEHKTAGLIAAACRMGAILADASEEKQAALFRFGQYLGIAFQVADDTLDYNADGQRLGKTLGQDLRQGKATLPLLHLLDHCSEPDRNMIKDRMETRTLSPEDLERILRLMQDAGSLAYAMERAKTYIAAAQHELDAFEDSSARRALIVAADYMITRDR